In Carassius carassius chromosome 19, fCarCar2.1, whole genome shotgun sequence, a single genomic region encodes these proteins:
- the LOC132094761 gene encoding probable G-protein coupled receptor 82 gives MEFSFSESSVANDSHAESHLCQTSTTSVVLPIIYTIMSITGLPGNAISLWVFIRKITIKTSTHIYLINLGISNLLLCLTMPFQATYYSLGTKWRRQDTMCQMAISGLTPVIHINICIGVMILSCVALSRFASLIQHSHADRPSRWLNVLPGAFLCRKRHAKLAYVLCMVTWATVTVGVTSFVVLYSIREARSVDDSDGDEACYSVAVEVGREGSRAFALVAISLFFVFFLLVLCAYMAVIRHIWRSRRSAVISNSQRVYARVFRNIVVIIVVLVVCLLPHHIYKAIFVHIVNEQTWSASPPKDACHPLSMYVEVKSILLCLATLRCSTDPIMYFLLDKTFRNHVLSLLRSRASANDSQSSKSNMGQLSQATSACL, from the coding sequence ATGGAATTCTCTTTTTCTGAGAGCTCAGTGGCAAACGATTCACATGCTGAATCTCACCTGTGCCAAACGTCCACTACAAGTGTAGTTCTGCCCATTATCTACACCATTATGTCTATCACTGGTCTGCCAGGGAATGCTATTTCTCTCTGGGTGTTCATACGCAAAATTACCATCAAAACGTCCACTCACATCTACCTGATAAATCTAGGGATCTCAAACTTGCTGCTCTGCCTCACCATGCCATTCCAGGCCACATATTACTCACTTGGGACCAAATGGCGCCGGCAAGACACCATGTGCCAAATGGCAATAAGTGGTCTAACTCCAGTGATCCACATCAACATCTGCATTGGTGTGATGATATTGAGCTGTGTGGCACTCAGTCGCTTCGCCTCATTGATTCAACACTCTCATGCTGACCGTCCAAGCCGATGGCTCAACGTTTTGCCAGGTGCCTTCCTTTGCCGAAAACGACATGCAAAACTGGCCTATGTGCTGTGCATGGTCACCTGGGCCACTGTAACCGTAGGGGTAACATCCTTTGTGGTGCTGTACTCGATCAGGGAGGCTAGAAGTGTGGATGACAGCGACGGAGATGAAGCGTGTTACAGTGTAGCAGTGGAGGTGGGCAGGGAAGGATCTCGTGCCTTTGCTTTAGTGGCCATTTCACTGTTCTTTGTCTTCTTCCTGCTGGTCTTATGCGCTTACATGGCAGTAATCAGGCACATCTGGAGGTCTAGGAGAAGCGCGGTCATCTCAAACAGCCAGCGAGTCTACGCAAGAGTGTTTCGGAATATTGTTGTCATTATAGTGGTGCTGGTGGTCTGCCTCCTGCCGCACCACATCTACAAAGCCATCTTCGTTCATATCGTCAATGAGCAGACTTGGTCTGCATCACCTCCAAAAGACGCTTGCCATCCACTGTCCATGTATGTGGAGGTAAAGAGCATCCTGCTCTGTTTAGCAACTCTGCGATGTAGCACAGACCCCATCATGTACTTCCTGCTGGACAAGACATTTCGTAATCATGTGCTTAGCCTGCTGAGATCACGTGCCAGCGCAAATGACAGTCAGTCATCAAAGTCTAACATGGGACAGTTATCTCAGGCAACAAGTGCATGCCTTTAG